A stretch of the Clostridiales bacterium genome encodes the following:
- the smc gene encoding chromosome segregation protein SMC, whose product MRLKRLELYGFKSFAQRTEIVFNQGITGIVGPNGSGKSNIADAVRWVLGEQSAKTLRGASMQDVIFSGTQKRKPLGYCEVSLVFENEDRALALDYAEVMVTRRVYRNGDSEYYLNRASCRLKDVVDLFRDTGIGKEGYSIIGQGRIDEILSRKGEDRRLVFEEAAGIVKFKARKEEADKKLAHTLENMDRVNDILDELKRQLSPLEEQAKNARVYLDKAAELKVLDLNLFLVRSDRMEARLQEADRNLQGIRAVLDQTEITLHEKSEERDRRQNEIAELDEKISGAHTALMAGVEAVHEAQDAVRSVEERRRARAENRERITEEIRAAQERMEEMERLTAEAGDGSGERSESLAKQEALLEQARQAEEEARAEEAEKNRVLEEQKTAIIDMMNRRAAALNDQTRLKTMLGTMETRLKEITAGCEEMRNAGTELEKNAADAKLRLDEETAAQERLSETLRETREQLDAADAAVIEARKQYDRKLAEMRDMESRQKLLDEMSREMEGYTHAVRKVVLYARDRGIRRVRGPLSQLIRVPREYETAMDMVLGNAQQNIVTEDEETAQEMIEFLRENRLGRATFLPMTSVRSRMLTPQERETLSMPGCLGIASDLVGCDNEYREIVENLLGRTVVADNLDHGIAIMRKGGHEFRLVTLQGDVMHSGGSMTGGSVSSKAINLFSRERELKELTDALSAGQDELERLLKEMQDGQAAKDSLKTRSADALEALHQQEIAVARETEHTRNAEDELRLHAMRLHETEAAREQLMESMVQMKEQLSMADDHTEKTEATRDEMEKQAGVLAAEAAEARRKLEERAAETMQLTLAAADLRHELETLRRDRERLVQEKEKTAKEQEKRRQALQELEQQETADEAEAERLTALRETAAKEQEGREQVAKALEEDRARKQQALRDILSEMEGLHESHSRDSDKAHRLELARSRTEGDLKAMRDRIWNTYEMTYAGAEEFRIAENFNATEADRQAAQLSAEIRALGPVNVHAVEEYAATKARADEMETQRQDLEKAEKDLRELISRLLNQMRDTFTERFAMLQEYFTETFSQLFGGGHAELILMDPSDPLNCGIEINAQPPGKKLQLLSLLSGGERTLTAIAILFATLRLKPTPFCILDEIEAALDDANIGYFADYLSSFSKSTQFVVITHRKGTMERADALYGVAMEEQGVSKMVSVSLQDYRD is encoded by the coding sequence ATGCGACTGAAGAGACTGGAACTGTACGGCTTTAAGTCCTTTGCCCAGAGAACGGAGATCGTTTTCAACCAGGGCATTACGGGCATTGTCGGACCGAACGGTTCCGGAAAAAGCAATATTGCCGATGCGGTCCGCTGGGTGCTGGGCGAGCAAAGCGCGAAGACGCTGCGCGGCGCCAGCATGCAGGACGTGATTTTCAGCGGAACACAGAAGCGCAAGCCGCTGGGGTACTGCGAGGTTTCCCTGGTTTTTGAGAACGAGGACCGGGCGCTTGCACTGGATTACGCGGAGGTTATGGTCACGCGCCGTGTTTACCGCAACGGCGACAGCGAGTATTACCTGAACCGTGCATCCTGCCGCCTGAAGGACGTGGTGGACCTTTTCCGGGATACCGGAATCGGCAAGGAAGGATATTCCATCATCGGCCAGGGACGGATTGACGAAATCCTCTCCAGGAAAGGGGAGGACCGGCGCCTGGTATTCGAAGAGGCAGCGGGTATCGTCAAATTCAAGGCGCGCAAGGAAGAAGCGGACAAGAAATTGGCCCATACGCTGGAAAACATGGACCGGGTGAATGACATCCTGGACGAGCTGAAACGGCAGCTTTCCCCGCTGGAGGAGCAGGCGAAGAACGCCCGCGTTTACCTGGATAAGGCGGCCGAGCTGAAAGTGCTGGACCTGAACCTGTTCCTGGTCCGGAGCGACCGGATGGAAGCCCGGCTGCAGGAAGCGGACCGGAACCTGCAGGGAATCCGGGCGGTGCTGGACCAGACCGAAATTACCCTTCATGAAAAAAGTGAAGAACGCGACCGACGGCAGAACGAGATTGCCGAGCTGGATGAAAAGATTTCCGGGGCGCATACCGCGCTGATGGCCGGCGTGGAAGCCGTCCATGAGGCCCAGGATGCCGTGCGTTCCGTGGAGGAACGCCGGCGTGCGCGTGCAGAGAACCGCGAACGGATCACGGAGGAAATCCGCGCCGCACAGGAGCGGATGGAAGAAATGGAACGGCTGACCGCAGAAGCCGGCGACGGCAGCGGGGAACGGTCCGAATCCCTGGCAAAGCAGGAAGCACTGCTGGAACAGGCCCGGCAGGCGGAAGAGGAAGCCCGCGCGGAAGAGGCGGAAAAGAACCGCGTGCTGGAAGAGCAGAAGACCGCGATCATCGACATGATGAACCGCCGCGCGGCTGCACTGAACGACCAGACACGCCTGAAGACCATGCTGGGAACCATGGAAACCCGGCTGAAGGAAATCACCGCCGGATGCGAAGAAATGCGGAACGCCGGGACGGAACTGGAAAAGAACGCAGCGGACGCGAAACTGCGGCTGGATGAGGAAACCGCCGCGCAGGAACGCCTGTCCGAAACGCTGCGGGAAACCCGGGAACAGCTGGACGCCGCAGATGCCGCAGTGATCGAGGCCCGGAAACAGTATGACCGGAAACTGGCGGAAATGCGGGACATGGAATCCCGCCAGAAACTGCTGGACGAGATGTCCCGGGAGATGGAAGGATATACGCATGCCGTACGGAAGGTGGTACTGTATGCGCGGGACCGGGGAATCCGCCGTGTGCGCGGGCCGCTGAGCCAGCTGATCCGCGTTCCGCGGGAATATGAAACCGCGATGGATATGGTGCTGGGCAACGCGCAGCAGAATATCGTGACGGAAGACGAGGAAACCGCGCAGGAGATGATTGAGTTCCTGCGGGAAAACCGGCTGGGGCGGGCAACCTTCCTGCCGATGACTTCCGTACGTTCCCGGATGCTGACGCCGCAGGAGCGGGAAACGCTCAGCATGCCCGGCTGCCTGGGAATCGCTTCCGACCTGGTCGGGTGTGACAATGAATACCGGGAGATTGTGGAAAACCTGCTGGGGCGGACCGTGGTGGCGGACAACCTGGACCATGGAATTGCGATCATGCGGAAAGGCGGACATGAATTCCGCCTGGTTACGCTGCAGGGCGATGTGATGCATTCCGGCGGATCGATGACCGGCGGATCTGTTTCCTCCAAGGCAATCAACTTGTTCTCCCGGGAACGGGAACTGAAGGAACTGACGGACGCGCTGTCCGCCGGGCAGGACGAGCTGGAGCGCCTGCTGAAGGAAATGCAGGACGGCCAGGCGGCCAAGGACTCCCTGAAAACCCGTTCCGCGGACGCGCTGGAGGCGCTGCACCAGCAGGAAATCGCGGTGGCCCGGGAAACCGAGCATACCCGGAACGCGGAGGATGAACTGCGGCTCCATGCGATGCGGCTGCATGAGACGGAAGCCGCCCGGGAACAGCTGATGGAATCCATGGTCCAGATGAAGGAACAGCTGTCCATGGCGGATGACCATACGGAAAAGACCGAGGCAACCCGGGATGAAATGGAAAAACAGGCCGGGGTGCTGGCCGCCGAGGCGGCGGAAGCCCGCCGGAAGCTGGAGGAGCGCGCTGCGGAGACGATGCAGCTGACGCTCGCGGCAGCCGACCTCCGGCATGAGCTGGAGACGCTGCGGCGCGACCGGGAACGCCTGGTCCAGGAAAAGGAAAAGACGGCAAAGGAGCAGGAGAAACGCCGGCAGGCCCTGCAGGAACTGGAACAGCAGGAAACCGCTGACGAAGCGGAGGCGGAACGCCTGACGGCACTGCGGGAAACAGCCGCAAAAGAGCAGGAGGGCCGGGAACAGGTCGCCAAGGCACTGGAAGAGGACCGGGCACGGAAACAGCAGGCACTGCGGGATATCCTGTCCGAAATGGAAGGCCTGCATGAATCCCACAGCCGGGACAGCGACAAGGCGCACCGCCTGGAGCTGGCCAGGTCCCGGACGGAGGGCGACCTGAAAGCCATGCGCGACCGGATCTGGAATACCTACGAGATGACCTATGCCGGTGCGGAGGAGTTCCGGATTGCCGAAAACTTCAACGCGACGGAGGCGGACCGCCAGGCGGCCCAGCTGTCGGCGGAAATCCGGGCGCTCGGCCCGGTCAACGTCCACGCGGTGGAGGAATATGCCGCGACCAAAGCCCGGGCGGATGAGATGGAAACCCAGCGCCAGGATCTGGAGAAGGCGGAAAAGGACCTGCGGGAACTGATCAGCCGGCTGCTGAACCAGATGCGGGATACATTCACGGAACGGTTTGCCATGCTGCAGGAATACTTTACCGAGACATTCAGCCAGCTGTTCGGCGGCGGCCACGCGGAGCTGATCCTGATGGATCCGTCGGATCCGCTGAACTGCGGAATCGAAATCAATGCCCAGCCGCCCGGCAAGAAGCTGCAGCTGCTGAGCCTGCTGTCCGGCGGCGAGCGGACGCTGACCGCAATCGCGATCCTGTTCGCAACCCTGCGGCTGAAACCGACGCCGTTCTGCATCCTCGATGAGATTGAGGCGGCGCTGGACGACGCGAATATCGGCTACTTCGCCGATTACCTTTCCAGCTTCTCAAAATCCACCCAGTTCGTGGTCATTACCCACCGCAAGGGAACGATGGAACGGGCCGATGCCCTGTACGGCGTAGCCATGGAGGAACAGGGCGTCAGCAAAATGGTATCCGTATCCCTGCAGGATTACCGGGATTAA
- a CDS encoding 30S ribosomal protein S6, with amino-acid sequence MNRYEMIYIIDTGLEDSARKELVEKVSALIANNGGEIEKVDETWGKRRLAYAIDYKTEGWYVLVTFKAPADLPRELERNLQINENVLRYLVVKLEEKRSAVKPRANRPAPVAAPVEEEAAPAVEEAPVAVEEAAAPAEEAEAPAAEEAAPADAE; translated from the coding sequence ATGAACAGGTATGAAATGATCTACATCATCGACACCGGTCTGGAGGATTCCGCCCGCAAAGAGCTGGTTGAAAAGGTTTCCGCCCTGATCGCAAACAACGGTGGTGAGATCGAGAAGGTCGATGAAACATGGGGCAAGCGCCGCCTGGCCTATGCGATCGACTACAAGACCGAGGGCTGGTACGTGCTGGTGACCTTCAAGGCACCCGCTGATCTGCCCCGCGAGCTCGAGCGTAACCTGCAGATTAACGAGAACGTTCTCCGTTATCTGGTCGTGAAGCTGGAGGAAAAGCGTTCTGCTGTGAAGCCGCGCGCCAACCGTCCCGCTCCCGTGGCTGCTCCCGTTGAGGAGGAGGCCGCTCCTGCCGTCGAGGAAGCTCCTGTGGCCGTGGAAGAAGCTGCCGCTCCCGCTGAGGAAGCCGAAGCTCCCGCCGCTGAAGAAGCTGCTCCCGCTGACGCGGAGTGA
- a CDS encoding single-stranded DNA-binding protein, with amino-acid sequence MNKLTIIGNLTRDPELRTTSTGVNVCSFSVAVNRRNRREDQSGQPEADFFRVTAWRQLGELCARYLTKGRKVCVVGPVSVHTFQGNDGTTRASLEVTAEDVEFLSSRNEGEAGAFGAPAAAPSAEPPAAGFTAVETDELPF; translated from the coding sequence ATGAATAAGCTGACAATTATCGGAAACCTGACCCGGGATCCGGAACTGAGAACCACTTCTACCGGTGTGAACGTATGTTCCTTCTCCGTGGCTGTGAACCGCCGCAATCGCCGCGAGGATCAGTCCGGCCAGCCGGAAGCTGATTTCTTCCGTGTCACCGCGTGGCGTCAGCTCGGCGAGCTGTGCGCCCGGTATCTGACCAAAGGCCGCAAGGTCTGCGTGGTCGGTCCGGTGAGTGTCCATACTTTCCAGGGCAACGACGGAACCACCCGTGCCAGCCTGGAAGTTACGGCCGAAGATGTGGAATTCCTTTCTTCCCGGAATGAGGGTGAAGCCGGCGCCTTCGGTGCCCCGGCTGCCGCTCCTTCCGCAGAACCCCCGGCCGCCGGTTTCACTGCGGTGGAAACCGACGAGCTGCCCTTTTAA
- the rpsR gene encoding 30S ribosomal protein S18, translated as MSEDRGERRPRPRGGRRPRRKVCNFCVDKIEYIDYKDINRLRRFTNERGKILPRRMSGNCAKHQRQLSEAIKRARAIALMPYTVE; from the coding sequence ATGTCTGAAGATCGTGGCGAAAGAAGGCCGCGCCCCCGCGGAGGACGTCGTCCCCGCCGGAAGGTCTGCAACTTCTGCGTTGATAAGATCGAGTACATCGATTACAAGGATATCAACCGCCTGCGCCGTTTCACCAACGAGCGCGGCAAGATCCTGCCCCGCCGGATGAGCGGCAACTGCGCCAAGCATCAGCGCCAGCTGAGCGAGGCCATCAAGCGCGCACGTGCCATCGCCTTGATGCCCTACACGGTGGAATAA
- a CDS encoding peptidoglycan-binding protein: protein MRKITAVIAAILLAAGMIGTAMAAPVITDGDVTAWIGENDRLMLQDANGLIRQSSAAVTDLIGCSEIEIYCAAPDGHFFALQKSGLSDLPRDIALTEEETAALRKGAAELQDGILKAGETVLSSHAVAYTDDGRFVYWIDLTDEKGYSVKQAPIPGKVTPDNATGGVALSFYGLSVPEPLSMAVTKDALTVTTAEHKAFVIDLATGKTVEYPAVSELTKAAFLADGKLYYYREGVTKPWELEQVLILTPAATATPAPTAAPTPTVTVKPTAKPTATPRSSQQESDIPDGAIGKGARGSTVRKIQQRLADLGYPVGKVDGSYGDNTQLAINLFCDAIGVREHNYITKKVRNRLFADDAPVYDPYLPLKLGDRGISVLYMQTRLAQLGYDPGKKDGIYGQKTAEAVAKFQEYWSIPLEKDEKPGEKASRDLLMLLYDPNPGTPTPMPTETPAPTAEPTATPTAAPTATPTAAPDPATPTDLK from the coding sequence ATGCGTAAAATTACAGCAGTCATTGCCGCCATCCTGCTGGCGGCCGGCATGATCGGGACCGCCATGGCGGCGCCTGTGATCACGGACGGAGACGTGACAGCCTGGATCGGGGAGAACGACCGGCTGATGCTGCAGGATGCCAACGGGCTGATCCGCCAGTCTTCCGCGGCAGTGACGGATCTGATCGGATGTTCGGAAATTGAGATCTACTGCGCGGCACCGGACGGACATTTCTTTGCCCTGCAGAAAAGCGGGCTTTCCGACCTTCCCCGGGACATTGCCCTGACGGAGGAGGAGACCGCTGCGCTGCGCAAAGGCGCGGCGGAGCTGCAGGACGGAATCCTGAAGGCCGGGGAGACCGTGCTTTCCAGCCATGCGGTTGCGTATACCGATGACGGGCGGTTTGTGTACTGGATCGACCTGACGGATGAAAAGGGGTACAGCGTCAAGCAGGCCCCGATTCCCGGAAAAGTGACCCCGGACAACGCGACGGGCGGGGTTGCCCTGAGCTTTTACGGTCTCAGCGTTCCGGAACCGCTGTCCATGGCGGTGACCAAGGATGCGCTGACGGTGACAACCGCCGAACACAAGGCGTTTGTGATTGACCTTGCGACCGGAAAGACCGTGGAATACCCGGCCGTCAGCGAACTGACAAAGGCGGCCTTCCTGGCAGACGGAAAGCTGTACTATTATCGGGAAGGTGTAACAAAGCCCTGGGAACTGGAGCAGGTGCTGATCCTGACCCCGGCTGCCACTGCAACGCCCGCCCCGACAGCGGCCCCGACACCGACCGTTACGGTGAAGCCCACCGCCAAACCGACGGCAACCCCCAGGTCCTCCCAGCAGGAAAGCGATATTCCGGACGGGGCGATCGGTAAGGGCGCCCGGGGAAGCACGGTACGGAAGATCCAGCAGCGGCTGGCGGACCTGGGATATCCGGTCGGCAAGGTGGACGGCTCTTACGGAGACAACACCCAGCTGGCAATCAACCTGTTCTGCGACGCAATCGGCGTACGGGAACACAACTATATCACGAAGAAGGTCCGGAACCGCCTGTTTGCGGATGACGCGCCGGTTTATGATCCTTACCTGCCGCTGAAGCTGGGCGACCGCGGTATCAGCGTCCTGTACATGCAGACGCGGCTGGCCCAGCTGGGCTATGATCCCGGAAAGAAGGACGGGATATACGGACAGAAGACCGCTGAAGCGGTCGCCAAGTTCCAGGAATACTGGAGTATCCCGCTCGAGAAGGACGAGAAGCCCGGCGAAAAGGCTTCCCGCGACCTGCTGATGCTGCTGTATGACCCGAACCCGGGCACGCCGACCCCGATGCCGACAGAGACACCGGCGCCGACGGCAGAACCGACTGCGACACCAACCGCAGCGCCGACCGCGACGCCGACAGCGGCTCCGGATCCGGCAACGCCGACGGACCTGAAATGA
- a CDS encoding MATE family efflux transporter, whose amino-acid sequence MNRILKRFVGSRSFYKSVLTLLVPIIIQQFISSFVSLLDNVMVGSLGTEAISAASIANQVMMVYNLAIFGGLSGVSIFGAQYYGKGDMDGMRNTFRIKISFAVGSSVLAIAVYLLAGESFIASFLMGESNGGDMGLALREGVEYLRIMLLGLPPFALVQVYAGTLRESGETVAPMKAGIIAILTNLVLNWVLIFGNLGFPAMGVAGAAIATIISRYAELAIVVLHTHHHEDKYPFIAGAYRNFRVPGQLVGRVARTAMPLLVNEILWSLGMTFINQFYSSRGLNAVAALNITGTAWNLFCVIMFAMGSAVSIMVGQRLGAGQMAEARDVDRKLIFLTEVIHVIIGLVMILASPLVPMLYNVGDDVRSLTQQLLVIAGLALPIHSFAHVTYFTIRSGGRTVITFFFDAVYTWAVTVLLAFCLTRFTDLDIIRIYFCVQFIDILKLVIGLIMLRSDFWARNVVNDLPAEAE is encoded by the coding sequence ATGAACAGAATCCTGAAACGCTTTGTCGGCAGCAGAAGCTTTTATAAAAGTGTGCTGACGCTGCTGGTTCCGATTATTATCCAGCAGTTTATTTCCTCCTTCGTCTCCCTGCTGGATAATGTGATGGTCGGCAGCCTGGGAACGGAAGCGATTTCCGCCGCGTCCATTGCCAACCAGGTGATGATGGTATACAACCTGGCGATTTTCGGCGGGCTCAGCGGTGTGAGTATTTTCGGCGCCCAGTATTACGGCAAGGGCGATATGGACGGAATGCGGAATACGTTCCGGATCAAGATCAGCTTTGCCGTGGGCAGCTCGGTGCTGGCCATTGCGGTTTACCTGCTGGCCGGGGAAAGCTTTATCGCTTCATTCCTGATGGGGGAAAGCAACGGCGGTGATATGGGGCTGGCGCTGCGGGAAGGCGTCGAATACCTGCGGATTATGCTGCTGGGCCTTCCGCCGTTTGCCCTGGTTCAGGTTTACGCGGGTACGCTGCGGGAATCCGGGGAAACCGTTGCCCCGATGAAAGCGGGGATCATCGCGATCCTGACCAACCTGGTGCTGAACTGGGTGCTGATCTTCGGCAACCTGGGCTTTCCGGCCATGGGAGTGGCCGGCGCGGCGATCGCCACGATCATTTCCCGGTACGCGGAGCTGGCCATCGTGGTGCTCCATACCCATCACCATGAGGATAAATATCCCTTTATTGCCGGGGCGTACCGGAACTTCCGTGTGCCCGGGCAGCTGGTCGGGCGTGTGGCCCGGACGGCGATGCCGCTGCTGGTGAATGAGATCCTCTGGTCCCTGGGGATGACATTTATCAACCAGTTTTATTCCAGCCGGGGCCTGAACGCGGTGGCGGCACTGAATATCACCGGTACGGCGTGGAACCTGTTCTGTGTGATCATGTTTGCCATGGGCAGCGCTGTATCCATCATGGTGGGGCAGCGGCTGGGCGCGGGACAGATGGCGGAAGCCCGGGACGTGGACCGGAAGCTGATCTTCCTGACGGAAGTGATTCATGTGATCATCGGCCTGGTCATGATCCTGGCATCCCCGCTGGTGCCGATGCTGTACAATGTCGGGGACGACGTCCGGAGCCTGACGCAGCAGCTGCTGGTGATCGCGGGGCTGGCCCTGCCGATTCATTCATTTGCACATGTGACGTATTTTACGATCCGCTCCGGCGGGCGTACGGTGATCACCTTCTTCTTTGACGCGGTGTACACCTGGGCGGTAACGGTGCTGCTGGCGTTCTGCCTGACCCGGTTTACCGACCTGGATATCATCCGGATCTATTTCTGCGTCCAGTTCATCGATATCCTCAAGCTGGTGATCGGACTGATCATGCTCCGCTCGGATTTCTGGGCCCGGAATGTGGTGAACGACCTGCCGGCCGAGGCAGAATAA
- a CDS encoding aminotransferase class V-fold PLP-dependent enzyme: MNTPICDFAEQYRTGNGVRMHMPGHKGKPLTGPEPRDITEIPGADELYRSRGIIRESEENAAALFGTGRTVYSAEGSSLCIRAMLYLAALRAQEQGLPLRVLAGRNAHRTLMTAAAALDLEIDWIFPAGGEGLLSCRITPETLESRLDSESYMAVYVTSPDYTGNMADIRGLAGVCRRKGVPLLVDNAHGAYLRYLPEDMHPISLGADMACDSAHKTLSCLTGAAYLHISREAPEEWAEQAEQAMAFFASTSPSYLILQSLDRMNAELAGIWPERLRQTVCRLDEMRGSLRQDGWTLTGNEPMKLTLAARDRGLTGTRLAELLQAQGIVCEFADPDFTVLMPSPDTPEENLERLAQALRSIPKLEPLPGMRFAVRKPEKACTIRQAMLSPREEVSVEQAEGRILADPCAGCPPAVPVLIAGERIDAEAVRCFRYYGTETCMVMK; the protein is encoded by the coding sequence ATGAATACACCGATCTGTGATTTTGCGGAACAGTACCGGACCGGGAACGGGGTGCGGATGCACATGCCCGGACACAAGGGCAAACCGCTGACCGGGCCGGAACCCCGGGACATTACGGAAATTCCCGGGGCAGATGAACTGTACCGTTCCCGCGGGATCATCCGGGAGAGCGAGGAAAATGCTGCCGCGCTGTTCGGTACGGGGCGGACCGTCTATTCCGCGGAGGGATCTTCCCTGTGCATCCGGGCGATGCTGTACCTGGCGGCCCTGCGGGCTCAGGAACAGGGGCTTCCGCTGCGCGTGCTGGCCGGGAGAAACGCACACCGGACCCTGATGACGGCGGCGGCGGCGCTGGACCTGGAAATCGACTGGATCTTTCCCGCCGGGGGAGAAGGACTGCTCTCCTGCCGGATCACCCCGGAAACGCTGGAGTCCCGGCTGGACAGCGAAAGCTATATGGCGGTTTACGTGACCTCGCCGGATTATACGGGAAATATGGCGGATATCCGGGGGCTGGCCGGCGTCTGCCGGCGGAAGGGTGTGCCGCTGCTGGTGGACAACGCGCACGGCGCTTACCTGAGATACCTGCCGGAAGATATGCATCCGATTTCGCTGGGCGCGGATATGGCCTGCGACTCGGCACACAAGACGCTTTCCTGCCTGACTGGCGCTGCGTACCTGCACATTTCCCGGGAAGCGCCGGAGGAATGGGCAGAACAGGCGGAGCAGGCGATGGCTTTCTTTGCATCCACCAGCCCGTCCTACCTGATCCTGCAGTCCCTGGACCGCATGAACGCGGAGCTGGCCGGCATCTGGCCGGAACGCCTTCGGCAGACGGTATGCCGGCTGGATGAAATGCGCGGCAGCCTGCGGCAGGACGGCTGGACGCTCACCGGAAATGAACCGATGAAACTGACCCTTGCGGCGCGGGACCGGGGACTGACCGGCACACGCCTGGCAGAACTCCTGCAGGCACAGGGAATCGTATGTGAATTTGCAGATCCGGACTTTACGGTACTGATGCCGTCACCCGATACTCCGGAGGAGAACCTGGAACGCCTTGCGCAGGCGCTGCGCAGCATTCCAAAGCTGGAACCGCTTCCGGGAATGCGGTTTGCCGTACGGAAACCGGAAAAGGCCTGCACGATCCGGCAGGCGATGCTGTCTCCCCGGGAAGAGGTTTCCGTGGAACAGGCGGAAGGACGGATCCTGGCCGATCCGTGCGCCGGCTGTCCGCCGGCGGTGCCCGTACTGATCGCGGGAGAACGGATTGACGCGGAGGCGGTTCGCTGCTTCCGGTATTACGGAACCGAAACCTGCATGGTGATGAAATGA
- the scfB gene encoding thioether cross-link-forming SCIFF peptide maturase, producing the protein MIHRFHLDDRYIVVDTCSGSVHAVDEIAYEMIGAYENTGRNELIAEMEKRFHEDPAELAECYDQITALKEQGKLFSPDVFEPMAGTLKQRTAGVVKALCLHVAHTCNLNCAYCFASQGKYHGERAVMSYEVGKQALDFLVANSGSRRNLEVDFFGGEPLMNFDVVKQLVVYARSIEKENGKHFRFTLTTNGMLIDDDVIDFANREMSNVVLSLDGRKEIHDRCRVDYAGNGSWEKIVPKFQKLVEARGGKNYYMRGTFTHANPDFLEDIKVMLDLGFTELSMEPVVCAEGDPAALTKEDLPIVLKQYEDLARLMLQRNREGRPFTFYHYMLDLSGGPCIYKRISGCGSGTEYMAVTPWGDLYPCHQFVGEEKFRLGDVWHGVTNTEIRQEFADCNVYARPECRECWARLYCSGGCAANAYHATGSVRGVYAYGCELFRKRMECAIALQAALQTDGDA; encoded by the coding sequence ATGATACATCGTTTTCATCTGGATGACCGGTATATTGTGGTGGATACGTGTTCGGGCAGCGTGCACGCGGTGGATGAGATCGCCTATGAGATGATCGGCGCCTATGAGAATACCGGACGGAACGAGCTGATTGCCGAAATGGAAAAGCGGTTCCACGAGGATCCGGCGGAGCTTGCGGAATGCTACGACCAGATTACCGCGCTGAAGGAACAGGGAAAGCTGTTCTCGCCGGATGTGTTTGAACCGATGGCCGGTACGCTGAAACAGCGGACCGCCGGTGTGGTGAAGGCGCTGTGCCTGCATGTGGCGCATACCTGCAATCTGAACTGCGCATACTGCTTTGCCAGCCAGGGGAAGTACCACGGGGAACGCGCCGTCATGTCGTACGAGGTGGGCAAACAGGCACTGGATTTCCTGGTGGCGAACTCCGGCAGCCGGCGCAACCTGGAAGTGGATTTCTTCGGCGGGGAACCGCTGATGAACTTTGATGTGGTGAAGCAGCTGGTGGTCTATGCCCGGAGCATTGAAAAGGAAAACGGCAAACATTTCCGCTTTACGCTGACGACCAACGGAATGCTGATTGATGACGATGTGATTGATTTCGCCAACCGCGAGATGAGCAATGTCGTGCTGAGCCTGGACGGGCGGAAGGAAATCCATGACCGCTGTCGCGTGGACTATGCCGGCAACGGAAGCTGGGAAAAGATCGTACCGAAGTTCCAGAAACTGGTTGAAGCCCGCGGCGGGAAGAACTACTACATGCGCGGTACATTTACCCACGCGAATCCGGACTTCCTTGAGGATATCAAGGTGATGCTGGACCTGGGCTTTACCGAGCTGAGCATGGAGCCGGTGGTCTGTGCGGAAGGGGACCCGGCTGCCCTGACGAAGGAAGACCTTCCGATTGTACTGAAGCAGTATGAGGATCTCGCGCGGCTGATGCTGCAGCGGAACCGGGAAGGCCGGCCGTTTACGTTCTACCATTACATGCTGGACCTCTCCGGCGGACCGTGCATCTACAAGCGGATTTCCGGCTGCGGATCCGGAACGGAGTATATGGCGGTTACCCCCTGGGGCGACCTGTATCCCTGCCACCAGTTTGTGGGCGAGGAAAAATTCCGCCTGGGCGACGTATGGCACGGCGTGACGAATACGGAGATCCGGCAGGAATTTGCTGACTGTAACGTTTATGCCCGGCCGGAGTGCCGGGAATGCTGGGCACGCCTGTACTGCTCCGGCGGATGCGCGGCCAACGCATACCACGCGACCGGATCGGTCCGCGGCGTGTATGCCTACGGATGCGAGCTTTTCCGGAAACGGATGGAGTGCGCGATCGCCCTGCAGGCTGCCCTGCAGACAGACGGGGACGCATGA
- the scfA gene encoding six-cysteine ranthipeptide SCIFF, translating to MKHIQTLNTRDLCESAKNGGCGECQTSCQSACKTSCGIANQQCENSKEKAE from the coding sequence ATGAAGCATATTCAGACTCTGAACACCCGTGATCTGTGCGAAAGCGCAAAGAACGGCGGATGCGGCGAATGCCAGACTTCCTGCCAGTCCGCCTGCAAGACGAGCTGCGGCATCGCCAACCAGCAGTGCGAGAACAGCAAGGAAAAGGCCGAATAA